AGGGGGCGTCGCGGGAGGGCGCCCCCTCTGCCATCTGCTAGCTCGTCACCGTGATGGTGCCGTGCGTCATGAACGCGTGGATCGAGCAGTGGTAGGAAAACGAGCCCGGTTTGGCGGGGGCGGTGATTGTCTTGGTCCCGCCGCCGCTGATGTTGCCGGTGTCGAAGGCGCCGTTGTCAGCGGTGAGGGTGTGCGTGGCGCTGTCCTGGTTCTTGACCGTGATCGTGCTACCCGCCTTCACCGTGGTCGCGAGGGGCTTGAAGGCGAAGTTCTGGATGGTGATCGATGCCGCCGAGGCGCCCCCGCCCGTGGTGGCTGTGGTGCTCGAGGTGGTCGTGGTGGTCGTGCTGCCCGTGGTGCTGGTGCTCGTGCTGCTCGAGCTGCTGCTGCCGCCTCCGCAGGCGGCCAGCCCCGAAGCCAGCCCGATGACGGCCGCGCCCGCCGCGGCCACGCTGGTCAGTCGTCGCATCGTCGCTCCTTTCGTCCCGCCCGGTCGCTACGATCCTCGGCGTTCGTTCTAGACCAGATCGGCCCGGCGCCGTCAAGCCGTTCGGCGGGGTGAGGTCGACGACCAATCCCGCGGTCGTGTCGGGAACCGTGAGCTAAGAGCGAGCCGTCAGGTGCGCATCAGCTGATGCAGGGCCCGATACCCGATCAGCTTTGCTCCCGCCCGCTCCGCCAGGGCCGGCAGCGAGTGGTCGTTGGTGAGCAGGTCGTGGTCGTCGACCCGACCTGACCAATCGGGGCTGTGGGCCCGCAGCTCTCCGGTGTCCACTGCGGGATGGGCGTAGACCTCGGTGACACCCGATGGGAGATCGAGCAGGGCCCGCTCGAGGGCCCGGCGGCTCCCGACCGCGTTGACGACGACGAGGTGGTCCGGGAACACGACTCCCTCCTCGGCCGCCAGCCGTCGGAACGGGAAGCCGATGTGGGCCTCGCTCGACGCCCCCGAGAGCCGGATGGGTAGCGAGAAGTCGACGGCAAGCTCCAGATAGACGTCGAAGAACTCAGGGCGCAGCTGCAGCGTGCCCATGTGCGAGTCGAGGTGGCTGACGTCGAAGCCCCAGTAGATGGCGCGCTCGATCTGGGCCCGGCACTCACGTCGCACCTCGTCCAGGTCGGCGTGGTCCCACACGTCGGTCACCGTTCGCGGGAATCCGCCGTCGCCGTCGAACAGCGACGGGGCATGCGTGATGGGGCCCCAGCGGTAGAGGTCGTGCTCGGCGTTGAGCGTCAGGTGGACGCCCACGTCCTCGCCGCGATAGCGGGCCGCCGCCTCCCGCGCCCACGGGCAGGGCACCATCAAGCTGGCGCTGGTGGCCACGCCGGAGCGAATCGCCTCGTAGACGCCCACATTGGCGGCATGGCTCGACCCGAGGTCGTCACAGTTGATGATCAGCAGCTTGGCGTCGGGCGGATAGCCCAGACGCTCGACCAGCGTGGCCACGAACTTCGAAGGTACCTGGTCCGCCAGGGCGCTGAGTGACCGGCGCCCTCGGCTGGCCCCCCGTTCTGACGAAACGGGGAGCCACCCGAGGCGCCGCTCCCTCTGCCCGCGAAGCGGGCCGCGGCGCCCGGGCAGAAGAAAAGAACTTGCTCGTGCCGGGCGCCCTCGAGTGCGCTGTGGCGCAGACGACTGAACCGCCGAGGTGATCCGGCCGGCGCAGCGGCGGCGATTTCGAAGATCGCCGCCGCTGCGACGGGCCGGGTCGCCCGCGCGGACCGGTCGTCGCGACGCTCAGCTGCGCTCGATGAGGGTGCCCGTGCCGAGGCCGCCGCCGCAGCACATAGTGACCAGCGCCCGGCTGCCGTCGGTCCGCTCCAGGTGGTGCAGGGCGGTCGTGATGAGCCGGGCACCGGTGGCCCCGACGGGATGGCCCAGGGCGATGGCGCCACCGCCGGGGTTCACCCGCTCCATGTCGGGGTGCAGCTCGCGCTCCCACGCCAGCACGACCGAGGCGAACGCCTCGTTGATCTCCACCACGTCGATGTCGCCGAGCGAGAGGGCGGACCGGTCGAGGATGCGCTGGGTGGCGTCGATGGGGCCGGTGAGCATGAGGACCGGGTCGACGCCCACCAGGCACTGGTGGGTGATCCGGGCTCGGGTGGAGAGGCCCAGGGCGGCCGCCTTGGCAGGGGACGCCAGCAGCACGGCAGCGGCTCCGTCGGAGATCTGGGAGGACGTGCCGGCGGTGTGGATGCCGTCCTCCCGGGCCACCGGCTTGAGGGTGGCCAACTTCTCGACCGACGTCTCCCGGGGGCCCTCGTCGGCGGCGACGAGATGGGTCGACCCCGTGGGCTTGCCCTCCTCGTCGACGTCGGGAGCGTGGATGGCGAAGCTCTCGGCCTCGAACCAGCCCTCGTCGCGGGCCCGACCGGCGCGCACCTGCGAGGTCGCGCCGAACCGATCGGCGTCCGATCGGGTCACACCCCACTTGTCGGCGATCCGCTCGGCCCCCTCGAACTGGGACGCGAACTCGTAGCGGGCGAAGTAGGACTTGGGGATGGCCCGCCCGGGACCGGCCTTGGTGTTGGCCCCGAGGGGCACCCGGCTCATCGACTCCACGCCGCAGGCGAGCACGAGGTCGGCCGCGCCGGACGCGATGAGACCGGCGGCCAGGTTCGTGGCTTGTTGCGACGAGCCGCACTGACTGTCGACGGTCGTGGCGGCAACGGTCAGCGGCAACCCGGCGGCCAGCCACGCCGTGCGGGCGATGTTGTAGGACTGCTCGCCCACCGCCGTCACGCAGCCGGCCACCACCTGGTCGACCTCGGCGGGGTCGATGCCGGCCCGGCTCACCGCCTCGGCCTGGACCGCCCCGAGAAGGTCAGCGGGGTGCAGCGTCGACAGGCCGCCACCACGACGACCGATCGGGCTGCGGACGGCTTCGGTGATCACGACATCGGCCATGGGCGCAGCCTATCGGCGGCCGGGTCGCGGGCCCGATGGGCCCCTCGGCGGGCCGACGGGCCGGGTCGTCCCCCGTTCGCGGGCCCGATCGGGCGGCGCTCGGGTCCGCTCAGGCCGCCTGGCGCCGCCGTGCTTCGCGCAGGGCGGCCCGCGCCGCGGCCACGCCCTCCCGCCCCAACTGCCGGGTGCGCTCGTCGAGGCGCCAATCGGACTCGGTGTCCTCGAGGAGGACGAGCTGTCGTGCCATGCGGCCATGGTGGCGTGAGGGTGTAACACTCAGTCCCATGGCCCGTTACGGAATGACCATCCCCTTCGACGGTCTGCCGCTCCACGAGCAGCGTTCGTGGATCGAGGAGCTGGCCGACCTCGGCTACACCGACGCCTGGTCCAGCGAGGCCGGCGGCACCGACGCCTTCACGCCCCTCGCCCTCACTGCGGCGTGGGCGCCCTCCCTGCGCCTGGGAACCGCCATCGTCCCCGCCTTCACGAGAGGACCGGGGCTCATGGCCATGAGCGTGGCCACCATGGCCGAGGCCGCGCCCGGCCGTTTCGTCCTGGGCATCGGCACGTCCTCGGACGTGATCGTGGAGGCCTGGAACGACATCCCCTTCAAGGAGCCCTACAAGCGGACCCGGGACATGGTCCGCTTCCTCCGCCTGGCGTTGACGGGCGAGAAGGTCAACCGCGAGTTCGACACCTTCCGGGTGCGCGGGTTCCGCCTGGGGCGGCGCATCCCCGAGCCGCCGCCCATCCTGGTCGCGGCCCTCCGCCCGGGGATGCTGCGACTGGCCGGGCGGGAAGGCGACGGCGCCATCATCAACTGGCTGTCGGCCGATGACGTCGCCCGAGTGGTGCCCGAGGTGGGGCCGGGCAAGGAGATCGTCGCCCGCATCTTCGTGTGCCCCTCGGAGGACGCGGACACGGTCCGCTCGATGGGCCGGTTCGCCCTGGCGGCCTATCTCAACGTCGGGGTCTACGCCGCCTTCCACCAGTGGCTGGGCCGGGGGCCGCAGCTCGAGCCCATGTGGAAGGCGTGGCAGGCCGGAGACCGCAAGGCGGCCACGGCCGCCATCCCCGACGAGGTGGTCGACGACCTCATCGTCCACGGCTCTCCCGAGGCCTGCCGGGCCCACATCGAGCGCTACGTCGCCAACGGCGTCACCACCACGGCGCTGGCGATCCTCCCCTTCGGCGTCGACACCCGCCAGGCCGTGCGGGACCTCTCACCGTCGCCAGGGTGAGGGACCGGTAGCACCCGGCACCCGCGGCGCACGGCTGATTCCGGGGTGGGACACTGTGGACATGAGTGCGCCTGTTCTTGCCGACACCAATGTGGCTGGGATCGTTGGCGGCTCCGTGGCTGGCGTCATCGTCCTCGCCCTGTTCCTCCTGTCCATCTCGGTCAAGGTGGTGACCGAGTACGAGCGGGCGGTGTTCTTTCGCTTCGGTCGCATCAGACACGCGGCCAAGGGCCCAGGGATCATCACGCGGATCCCGGGAGTGGACCGGGTGGTGAAGGTGAACCTCCGGGTCGAGGTCATCGACATCCCGCCCCAGTCGGTCATCACCGCCGACAACGTCACCGTCCAGGTCGACGCCGTGGCCTACTTCCAGGTCATAGACCCGGTGAAGGCAATCATCGGAGTCGACAGCTTTCGCTTCGCCAGTCAGCGGGTCGCCATGACCAGCCTGCGGTCGATCATCGGTCGCCATCACATGGACGACCTGCTGGCCCACCGGGAGCAGGTCAACGACGAGCTCCGGGCCACCATCGCCGCGTCCACCAGTGGCTGGGGTGTCGAGGTGCGCCAGGTTCAGGTGCGCGACATCACCCTTCCCCAGGAGCTGCTGCGAGCGATGGCCCGCCAGGCCGAGGCCGAGCGCGAGCGACGGGCCAAGGTCATCGCCGCCACGGGGGAGCTCGAAGCCAGCCGCGAGCTGTCCGAGGCGGCGGACCGCATGGCCGAGAGCCCCGGCGCCCTTCAGCTCCGCACCCTGCAGACGCTCGCCGAGGTGGCGACCGAGCGGAACTCGACCCTCGTGTTCCCCATCCCGGTCGAGATGCTGACTGCGTTCCGCGACCTCGGCAAGCGCTGAGCGACACCGCTCGCCGGACGGGCACGACCACCAGACCGATCGCAACGCTTAATGTCGCCGATGTGCCCCTGGCCTCGCTGCGCCCGCTGCGTCACCGGGACTTCGCCCTCGTCTGGTCGGCGGCGCTGGTGTCGAACGTGGGGTCGTGGATGCAGACGGTGGCCGTGGGGGTGCTGGTGACCGTCCACACCGGGCAGGCCCGGTGGACCGGCCTGGTGGCCGCGGCCGCCTTCCTCCCCATGGGGTTGCTGTCCCCGGTGGGCGGGGCCATGGCCGACCGCCACGACCGGCGCCGCTGGCTGCTGCTCACCACGGTGGGTGAGACCGTCTTCGCCGGGATCCTCACCGCTCTCGCCGCCACCGGGAACGCCAGCCCGGTGTGGGTGACCCTGGTCGTGCTCGGTGGGGGCGCCATGACGGCCATCGGCTTGCCCGCCTACCAGGCCATGCTCCCCGACCTCGTGGGACCCGACGACCTGCTGGGGGCCATCTCGCTGTCGTCGGCCCAGTGGAACCTGGGGCGGGTGATCGGACCCGCGCTGGCGGGCGTCGTCATCGCCGTGGGCTCCTACACCTGGGCCTTCGGCGTCAACGCGGCGTCGTTCGGAGCGGTGATGATCGCCCTGCTCCTGGTGCGCTTTCGCCCCGTTGCCCGGCCGCGGGAGCAAGGTCACCTGCTGGCCCGGATCGCCAGCGGGGCCCGCGCCGCGGCGGCCGAGCCGGGTTGTCGCGCCGCGATCATCCTCATCGCGGTCGTCGGCTTCCTCGCCTCCCCGTTCATCGCGCTCGTCCCGGCGGTGGCGATCAAGCTCTTCCATCACCAGGCGAGCGGCACCGCAGTGCTGGTCACCGCCCAGGGGATCGGCGCCGTCATCGGCGCCCTGGCCCTGACGCCGGTGGCCGGGCGCTTGGGGCGCCGGCGGCTGCTCATCGGCGACCTCGCCCTCCTGCCCGTCCTCCTCGTCCTCTACGGGTTGGCGCCCACCCTGGCGCTGGCGGCGGTCGCCCTCCTGGCGGTGGGGGCCGCCTACATCGGGGTGCTTGCCGGCCTCAACACCGTGGTGCAGCTGCGAGCGCCGGAGGCCCTCCGGGGCCGGATACTCAGCCTCTACATGCTGGCCTTGGGCGTCATCTATCCCATCGGCGCCATCATCCAGGGCGCGGTCGCCGACCGTGTCGGCCTGCGGACGGTCGTTGTCGGCACCGCGCTCCTCCTGCTCGCCGTCCTCGTCGGCTTCTACGTCCGTCGTCCACACCTGGTGGAGTCGCTCGACGACCCCCGACGGGCCCGGGCGGCGCTGGACGCGGTGGCGTCCAGGGCGGCCTAGGCCGATCATGGGACCGATCGAGGCCCTCGAGCGGATCGCCTTCCTGCTGGAACGGCAAGGCGAGCGCGCCTATCGGGTGCGCGCCTTCCGGACGGCGGCGGCGACGTTGGCGGCCATCACTCCCGAGGAGATCGCCGAGCGCGATCGGACGGGGCGCCTGCAGGAGCTGCCTGGTGTCGGCGACACGACGGCGCGTGTGGTGCACGAGGCCCTGGGCGGGGAGGTGCCGAGCTACCTGGCCCGTCTGGAGGCGGCGCCCGCGCCCGATCCCGGCGAGGGGGCGGGGATCCGGTCCCGGCTGCGGGGCGACTGCCACACGCACTCGGACTGGTCCGACGGCGGGAGCCCCATCGCGACCATGGCTCGCACCGCGGCCAGCTTGGGCCACGACTACGTCGTGCTCACCGATCACTCGCCCTCGCTCACGGTGGCCAACGGCCTGTCGGCGGAGCGTCTCGAGCGCCAGCTGGAGGTGGTCGCGGAGCTCAACGCCGAGCTGGCCCCATTTCGCATCCTGACCGGTGTCGAGGTGGACATCCTCGAAGACGGCTCGCTCGATCAGGACGAGACCCTGCTCGCCCGCCTCGACGTGGTCGTGGCGAGCGTCCACTCCAAGCTGCGGATGGACGGTGCGGCCATGACGCGCCGCATGGTGGCCGCGCTGCGCAGTCCCCACGTGGACGTGCTCGGGCACTGCACGGGGCGGATGGTCGTCGGTCGCGGGCGGCCGGAGTCGAGCTTCGACGCCGAGGAGGTGTTCGGTGCGGCAGCCTCCTTCGACAAGGCCGTGGAGATCAACTGCCGTCCCGAGCGCCTCGACCCTCCCAAACGCCTGCTTCGCCAGGTGGTCGACACCGGCTGCAAGGTGTCGATCGACAGTGACGCCCACGCACCGGGCCAGCTGGAGTGGCAGCCATTCGGCTGCGCGCGGGCGGCGGACTGCGGGGTGCAGGTCGAATCGATCGTCAACAGCTGGCCCACCGAGCGTCTGCTGGAGTGGGCGGCGTCACACGACTGAGCGCCGCTCACCCGCCGGGGCGGACGACGACGTAGCGGAGGAACAGCATTCCCTCGGCGGCGAGCACGTGGACCAGCTCGAGGCGCACCGGGGCGTCCAAGGGAGGACCGCTGATGATGCGCAGGCGCTCGGGTCCGGCGATCGCCGGGGACAGGCTGAGGCAGAGCTCGTCGAGGCGGCCAGCGGCGACGAGCTGGTCCAGCATGTGCGGTCCTCCTTCGCACAGCACACGCGTGAGACCGCGTTCGACGAGTGCCTCCAGCGCCGTGTCCAGGTTCACCTCGGTGTCGCCGCAGACGACCACATCGGCCACCTCGGCCGCCCGGCGGCGGCGCTCGGTGGGGGCGGCGTCGGTCGTGAGGATCACCGGGCGGGCGGTGGCCTCGGTGAGGAAGGCGCTCTCCATGTCGAGGTCGATCCGAGAAGTGACCACAGCGATGGGTGGCACGGCGGCGAGGCCGTGCTCCTGTCGCCAGGCGCGACGCTCGGCGCTCGGTCGGGCGGGTCCGTAGCGCTCGTGGCGCACCGTCCCGGCTCCGACCAGCACGACGTCGCACAGGCCTCGCAGCACCGAGAAGAGGCGGTGGTCGGCGTCCGAGGACAGGCCGCCGGACCGGCCCCCCACCTCGGCGGCGCCGTCGACGCTGGACACGAAGTTGGCCCGCACGTGGAGCCGGCCGGGGCCCGGGAGGGCGTAGGCCTCATCCAGGTCGACCTCGCCAGCCGGGTCGGGCACCAATCGGCGCACGATGCGCGGGCTTCCTCAGCCGATCTGGGGGAGGTGCTGCTCGAGCTCGAGGACCGGCGCGAACAGGTCACCCGACCGCTCCAGCCGCTCCAGCACCTCATCGGCCTCGAAACGGAGCCGCGTCGCGCCGTCCGCCTCCCGCCCCCTCTCGACCTCCTCCCACGAGATCGGTGTGGAGACGGTGGGGTGTGGCCGCGCCCGCAGGGAGTAGACGCAGATCGTGGTCTTCGTGATGTGGTTCTGGCTCCAGTCGATGAGCACCTTGCCCCGCCGCAGGCTCTTGTCCATCTTCTCGAGGGCGTGCTCGGGGTGGTGCTTCTCCAGGAGGCGGGCGATGGCGTGGGCGAAGGGCTTTGTGTCGTCGTAGGTGTGCGGGGTGTTGAGGGGAACGTAGACCTGGAGGCCCTTGGACCCGGAGGTCTTCGGGAACGAGGCCAGGCCCAGGTCGTCCAGGACCTTCCGCAGCCAGCACGCCACCTGGGCGCAGGTCGTCACGTCGGCCGGCGGCCCCGGGTCGAGATCGAAGACGACCATGGTGGGCCTGTTCACAGCGTCACGCGACGATTCACTGTCGTCGCCGTCGGCCCGGGCCAGCAGCGGGTGGAGCTCGATCGCAGCCAGGTTGGCCAACCAGGCCAAGGTGGGCAGGTCATCCGCCGTGCAGTAGTTG
Above is a genomic segment from Acidimicrobiales bacterium containing:
- a CDS encoding polysaccharide deacetylase family protein, giving the protein MATLVERLGYPPDAKLLIINCDDLGSSHAANVGVYEAIRSGVATSASLMVPCPWAREAAARYRGEDVGVHLTLNAEHDLYRWGPITHAPSLFDGDGGFPRTVTDVWDHADLDEVRRECRAQIERAIYWGFDVSHLDSHMGTLQLRPEFFDVYLELAVDFSLPIRLSGASSEAHIGFPFRRLAAEEGVVFPDHLVVVNAVGSRRALERALLDLPSGVTEVYAHPAVDTGELRAHSPDWSGRVDDHDLLTNDHSLPALAERAGAKLIGYRALHQLMRT
- a CDS encoding cupredoxin domain-containing protein, coding for MTIQNFAFKPLATTVKAGSTITVKNQDSATHTLTADNGAFDTGNISGGGTKTITAPAKPGSFSYHCSIHAFMTHGTITVTS
- a CDS encoding LLM class F420-dependent oxidoreductase; this translates as MARYGMTIPFDGLPLHEQRSWIEELADLGYTDAWSSEAGGTDAFTPLALTAAWAPSLRLGTAIVPAFTRGPGLMAMSVATMAEAAPGRFVLGIGTSSDVIVEAWNDIPFKEPYKRTRDMVRFLRLALTGEKVNREFDTFRVRGFRLGRRIPEPPPILVAALRPGMLRLAGREGDGAIINWLSADDVARVVPEVGPGKEIVARIFVCPSEDADTVRSMGRFALAAYLNVGVYAAFHQWLGRGPQLEPMWKAWQAGDRKAATAAIPDEVVDDLIVHGSPEACRAHIERYVANGVTTTALAILPFGVDTRQAVRDLSPSPG
- a CDS encoding steroid 3-ketoacyl-CoA thiolase translates to MADVVITEAVRSPIGRRGGGLSTLHPADLLGAVQAEAVSRAGIDPAEVDQVVAGCVTAVGEQSYNIARTAWLAAGLPLTVAATTVDSQCGSSQQATNLAAGLIASGAADLVLACGVESMSRVPLGANTKAGPGRAIPKSYFARYEFASQFEGAERIADKWGVTRSDADRFGATSQVRAGRARDEGWFEAESFAIHAPDVDEEGKPTGSTHLVAADEGPRETSVEKLATLKPVAREDGIHTAGTSSQISDGAAAVLLASPAKAAALGLSTRARITHQCLVGVDPVLMLTGPIDATQRILDRSALSLGDIDVVEINEAFASVVLAWERELHPDMERVNPGGGAIALGHPVGATGARLITTALHHLERTDGSRALVTMCCGGGLGTGTLIERS
- a CDS encoding MFS transporter, translating into MPLASLRPLRHRDFALVWSAALVSNVGSWMQTVAVGVLVTVHTGQARWTGLVAAAAFLPMGLLSPVGGAMADRHDRRRWLLLTTVGETVFAGILTALAATGNASPVWVTLVVLGGGAMTAIGLPAYQAMLPDLVGPDDLLGAISLSSAQWNLGRVIGPALAGVVIAVGSYTWAFGVNAASFGAVMIALLLVRFRPVARPREQGHLLARIASGARAAAAEPGCRAAIILIAVVGFLASPFIALVPAVAIKLFHHQASGTAVLVTAQGIGAVIGALALTPVAGRLGRRRLLIGDLALLPVLLVLYGLAPTLALAAVALLAVGAAYIGVLAGLNTVVQLRAPEALRGRILSLYMLALGVIYPIGAIIQGAVADRVGLRTVVVGTALLLLAVLVGFYVRRPHLVESLDDPRRARAALDAVASRAA
- a CDS encoding slipin family protein, with product MSAPVLADTNVAGIVGGSVAGVIVLALFLLSISVKVVTEYERAVFFRFGRIRHAAKGPGIITRIPGVDRVVKVNLRVEVIDIPPQSVITADNVTVQVDAVAYFQVIDPVKAIIGVDSFRFASQRVAMTSLRSIIGRHHMDDLLAHREQVNDELRATIAASTSGWGVEVRQVQVRDITLPQELLRAMARQAEAERERRAKVIAATGELEASRELSEAADRMAESPGALQLRTLQTLAEVATERNSTLVFPIPVEMLTAFRDLGKR
- a CDS encoding pyrimidine reductase family protein, which encodes MRRLVPDPAGEVDLDEAYALPGPGRLHVRANFVSSVDGAAEVGGRSGGLSSDADHRLFSVLRGLCDVVLVGAGTVRHERYGPARPSAERRAWRQEHGLAAVPPIAVVTSRIDLDMESAFLTEATARPVILTTDAAPTERRRRAAEVADVVVCGDTEVNLDTALEALVERGLTRVLCEGGPHMLDQLVAAGRLDELCLSLSPAIAGPERLRIISGPPLDAPVRLELVHVLAAEGMLFLRYVVVRPGG
- the ligD gene encoding non-homologous end-joining DNA ligase, whose product is MASKSANVEVELEGRQLKLSNLDKVLYPESGFTKGQVIDYYVRVSSALLPHLHRRPLTLKRYPNGVDAGFFYEKQCPSHRPDWVRTVEIPSERTKGKAVNYCTADDLPTLAWLANLAAIELHPLLARADGDDSESSRDAVNRPTMVVFDLDPGPPADVTTCAQVACWLRKVLDDLGLASFPKTSGSKGLQVYVPLNTPHTYDDTKPFAHAIARLLEKHHPEHALEKMDKSLRRGKVLIDWSQNHITKTTICVYSLRARPHPTVSTPISWEEVERGREADGATRLRFEADEVLERLERSGDLFAPVLELEQHLPQIG
- a CDS encoding PHP domain-containing protein; this encodes MGPIEALERIAFLLERQGERAYRVRAFRTAAATLAAITPEEIAERDRTGRLQELPGVGDTTARVVHEALGGEVPSYLARLEAAPAPDPGEGAGIRSRLRGDCHTHSDWSDGGSPIATMARTAASLGHDYVVLTDHSPSLTVANGLSAERLERQLEVVAELNAELAPFRILTGVEVDILEDGSLDQDETLLARLDVVVASVHSKLRMDGAAMTRRMVAALRSPHVDVLGHCTGRMVVGRGRPESSFDAEEVFGAAASFDKAVEINCRPERLDPPKRLLRQVVDTGCKVSIDSDAHAPGQLEWQPFGCARAADCGVQVESIVNSWPTERLLEWAASHD